The proteins below come from a single Bacteroidales bacterium genomic window:
- a CDS encoding TIM barrel protein encodes MIFISTSCVKQKHINESIIKLVQNGFKNIELSGGTEYYLNIVDDLIDLKKKYNINYILHNYFPPQKENFVLNLASLDEIIFEKTISALINSIKLSKLLSIGKFGLHAGFLIDISTDDIGKRITFSKLLDKDKALERFCMGWELIKKEADNVELYIENNVLSLLNYKNFNEQNPFLLTNTDEYLELKKQINFNLLLDIGHLKVSCNTLNLNFYKELNSLFSESNYIHLSDNNKTEDENKLILENSNMWNLLKKYNFAGKTVTLEINNNIENIKKNYELIENKVSYDKNAL; translated from the coding sequence ATGATATTTATTTCGACTTCTTGTGTTAAACAAAAACATATAAATGAATCTATCATCAAGCTTGTTCAGAACGGATTTAAAAATATTGAATTATCAGGTGGAACAGAATATTATCTTAATATTGTTGATGATTTAATAGATTTAAAGAAAAAGTATAATATTAATTATATTTTACACAATTATTTCCCCCCACAGAAAGAAAATTTTGTTTTAAACTTAGCTTCATTAGATGAAATAATTTTTGAAAAAACAATATCTGCTTTAATAAACTCAATTAAACTATCAAAACTATTATCAATTGGTAAATTCGGATTACATGCGGGTTTTCTTATTGACATAAGCACTGATGATATTGGCAAAAGAATTACCTTTAGTAAATTGCTTGATAAAGATAAAGCCCTTGAACGCTTTTGCATGGGATGGGAATTGATAAAAAAAGAAGCTGATAATGTAGAATTATATATTGAAAATAATGTTTTATCTTTATTAAATTATAAAAATTTCAACGAACAGAATCCTTTTTTATTAACAAATACTGATGAATATTTAGAATTAAAAAAACAAATAAATTTTAATTTGCTACTTGATATTGGGCATTTAAAAGTTTCATGCAACACTTTAAATCTTAATTTTTATAAAGAATTAAATTCATTGTTTTCAGAAAGCAACTATATTCATTTAAGCGATAATAATAAAACCGAAGATGAAAATAAATTAATTTTAGAGAACAGCAATATGTGGAATTTACTTAAAAAGTATAATTTTGCAGGTAAAACAGTTACTTTAGAAATAAATAATAACATTGAGAATATTAAAAAAAATTACGAATTAATAGAAAATAAAGTTTCTTATGACAAAAATGCTCTGTAA
- a CDS encoding NeuD/PglB/VioB family sugar acetyltransferase, giving the protein MNKEIVILGSGGHTRSLIVILESYGFLIKGIYDNSFDIKNKEFINGYELVGKIDAIKEEYNLVLSIGDNVQREIYFEKYYKQIAKDNLIHPKALIEKRVDIGCSNQFFANIYINSNVIIGNNNIINTSCIIEHEAIIGNHNHISIGAVLCGRVNIGSCCFIGAGAVVIDKVKICDNVIVGANSVVIKNITEPGTYVGNPVRRVK; this is encoded by the coding sequence ATGAATAAAGAAATTGTTATTTTAGGTTCAGGAGGACATACAAGGTCCCTAATTGTCATATTAGAAAGTTATGGTTTTTTAATAAAAGGCATATATGATAATTCTTTTGATATAAAAAATAAAGAATTTATAAACGGCTATGAATTAGTTGGAAAAATTGATGCCATTAAAGAAGAATATAATCTGGTGTTATCAATAGGTGATAATGTACAGCGAGAAATATATTTTGAAAAATATTACAAACAAATTGCTAAAGACAATTTAATACATCCAAAAGCTCTGATAGAAAAAAGAGTTGATATAGGTTGCTCAAACCAGTTTTTTGCAAACATTTACATCAATTCTAATGTTATTATCGGCAACAATAATATAATTAATACAAGTTGCATAATAGAGCATGAAGCAATAATTGGTAATCATAACCATATTTCAATAGGAGCTGTATTATGCGGAAGAGTTAACATAGGCAGCTGTTGTTTTATAGGAGCAGGGGCAGTTGTAATTGACAAAGTTAAAATATGTGATAATGTTATTGTTGGTGCCAATTCAGTTGTTATAAAGAATATTACTGAACCGGGCACTTATGTTGGTAATCCGGTGAGGAGGGTAAAATGA